The Pyrus communis chromosome 12, drPyrComm1.1, whole genome shotgun sequence genomic sequence atgggttCCCAAAGGTCGCCATCAGATAAGGGAAATGGCATTCAGATGGATTTTGCGGAGCCACAGTCAGATGGGAACGGGAACTTTGAGGACTTGGGTGGTAATGAGAATGAAGAGGGTGGAGTTGATGTGGAAAATGATGCTCAAATGGGTTCCCAACAGTCGCCATCAGATAAGGGAAATGACGTTCGAATGCTTTTTTTGAAGCCACCGTCAGATTGGAACAGGAACTTAGAGGACTTGGGTGGGACTGAGAATGAGGAGGATGGAGTTGAGAAGATagctgatgatgatgatggtatGAATGAAGGCAAAGCGTTGGGATTGAACGGGATTGACTCATCAAGCAAGAAGATAGAAGTTTCCGATGATGGTATATCGCTGTTCGTGGATTTTAGTGGCCCTCCACCGGGATTTATTGACGATGATCTTCAGGTGGCAAGTTGTCCTGGATTTGCAAGTACAGAAACTGTAGACGAATTTGGAGATGATGGACAGGAGAAGGATATTGATTATCAAGACTATGATTTTTCTGCAGGCGATATTGTATGGATTAAAACCAAAACCCAGACATGGTGGCCTGGTAAAATTTATGATCCAGTTTATGCATCAAAGTTTGGTGCCGGTGGGGATCCAGGGGGCTGTCTACTAGTTGGATATTTTGGGATGAGTCATGTAGCATGGTGCCATACATACCAACTAAAACCTTTTCATGAGTACTTTGAGCAGATGTCGGGCCAAAGCAAGGCTAGAATATTCCTTGGAGCTGTTGAGAAGGCTCTTGAAGAGTTTGGTCAGCTTGTAAAATTGAATATGACTTGTATGTGTGTTTTGAAAGGAAATTGTCAGTCAACTGGTGAAGCAGAATCTAACAAAGGAATTCCCATGCCTGAGCGCAAATCTGGCAAACTTGGTGAATTTTCAATTGATCATTTTAATTCTGCAGAGTTTCTTGCGCATCTCAAAAATCTTGCACTGGTTGTTTCCATGAGTGGCATGCTTGATTTTGCTGTCAAACGAAATCAATTATCAGCCTTCTACTGCTCCATAGGGCACAGCCAACTGCCTATGCATCTACTCCGGGAAACAAATGATGCTGAAGATGGTGATTGCAAGTCAGTGGCTAAACGAAATATCAACATTCAGGGTGGATATGGAGATACTGAGCTAGATGAAGAGTGCTTGAAAAGCACACCGTTAAATAACTCTCAGAAGAATGAAGGAAATGAAGTGTTAGACAAGGTTTTTGATGGAGACAATATTGCTGATGAGGGTTTCATCTCAGGTTCAAAATCGAGGAGGAGAAAGGTGAAGAGGGATTCTGACTTTGAATATGGCGATGTTGGAAATGAGGGAATGACTGCAAAAGGCATTGAATCAAGAGAACGGAAGAAGAGCAGGTACTTGTCTAAACCAAACATAAACTTGGGACTGAAGGGATTGCCTGCTGAAGTGGATGATGAGGGAGAGGCTGCAAATGTTGATGCCGACCAGTCTGGTGGGCcgtgttttaattttaaatttactgGTAAGAAATTCTGGAGAAAGTGGTATGAAAGGCTTACAGGTGAAAGTAACATATCTGGTGACTCAAACTTAATAAATGCATCTTCTGCTGAGTTGCTTTCTGAAGTCTACTCTACAGCTGTCAATTGCCTATATCCAAACGAAAATAAGACATTTGATTCAGTTGCCTGGTTTGTGTCTAGATTCAGGATTTCAGTATTTCATGATGAATCTATTTGTGAAGTCTATCGTAACAATATGGCTGGTCAGGAAGATGCTAAACCTTACCTGTTGGGATATAGCGGTCAAAATGAGGCAAAATCCGAACcaaagaaaaggaggaggaagtcTAAGTTGAAGAGTCCA encodes the following:
- the LOC137710409 gene encoding serine/threonine-protein kinase ATM isoform X1 — encoded protein: MLGKISGLVGNLMTMERPKTPETLEAQNPSGKTLEGASGLLGWSENCTGLESFPGILGGNGEGVGVTGNDVGLGYVEGVTQAVEAEKGVLDGNNGEDLGLLGVDAISGVFNSCKNGVGVEEVCWLNVKVGGGNEAQMGSQRLPSDMGADVQMDFVELQLDVNGNLGGNENEEGGGDVENNAQMGSQRSPSDKGNGIQMDFAEPQSDGNGNFEDLGGNENEEGGVDVENDAQMGSQQSPSDKGNDVRMLFLKPPSDWNRNLEDLGGTENEEDGVEKIADDDDGMNEGKALGLNGIDSSSKKIEVSDDGISLFVDFSGPPPGFIDDDLQVASCPGFASTETVDEFGDDGQEKDIDYQDYDFSAGDIVWIKTKTQTWWPGKIYDPVYASKFGAGGDPGGCLLVGYFGMSHVAWCHTYQLKPFHEYFEQMSGQSKARIFLGAVEKALEEFGQLVKLNMTCMCVLKGNCQSTGEAESNKGIPMPERKSGKLGEFSIDHFNSAEFLAHLKNLALVVSMSGMLDFAVKRNQLSAFYCSIGHSQLPMHLLRETNDAEDGDCKSVAKRNINIQGGYGDTELDEECLKSTPLNNSQKNEGNEVLDKVFDGDNIADEGFISGSKSRRRKVKRDSDFEYGDVGNEGMTAKGIESRERKKSRYLSKPNINLGLKGLPAEVDDEGEAANVDADQSGGPCFNFKFTGKKFWRKWYERLTGESNISGDSNLINASSAELLSEVYSTAVNCLYPNENKTFDSVAWFVSRFRISVFHDESICEVYRNNMAGQEDAKPYLLGYSGQNEAKSEPKKRRRKSKLKSPDGKDAASMPNLVQSTSTATKKRGRPNLGRLKTKSLSGLSDVNIGIALDSYIVQESSDVHPLMPCGKQKNRKIDDVVSPVCLHIKQTTGIPDLNGNNLLPSLLVDDQQAIGTAASEGKVVLENRLGNETASEHLKSNIPAGFVDVNVNNVKPGSLVVDLRVSPQALSRLDPKQITGLLSAETRPAQRRRKRKEKAEPKPPADGIPDLNGSSAECNLFGKAYQEPNGLTPPIKPERKRRRRRKGEATAMQWKLDVNNGKAQINDKALATALMLNFSPGVSMPSKDDLISTFCRFGPLKESETQLLKDPGSAQVVFMENADAGEALRSLEKDNPFCGNLVSYKLFHLPSVSRVLEPGWSLPTGLASPSLPEKAPCLDFIRQNLQMMTSMLEKSGDNLSPEMRAKLECEIKALLEKVSSMTGSSSSS
- the LOC137710409 gene encoding serine/threonine-protein kinase ATM isoform X2, with amino-acid sequence MLGKISGLVGNLMTMERPKTPETLEAQNPSGKTLEGASGLLGWSENCTGLESFPGILGGNGEGVGVTGNDVGLGYVEGVTQAVEAEKGVLDGNNGEDLGLLGVDAISGVFNSCKNGVGVEEVCWLNVKVGGGNEAQMGSQRLPSDMGADVQMDFVELQLDVNGNLGGNENEEGGGDVENNAQMGSQRSPSDKGNGIQMDFAEPQSDGNGNFEDLGGNENEEGGVDVENDAQMGSQQSPSDKGNDVRMLFLKPPSDWNRNLEDLGGTENEEDGVEKIADDDDGMNEGKALGLNGIDSSSKKIEVSDDGISLFVDFSGPPPGFIDDDLQVASCPGFASTETVDEFGDDGQEKDIDYQDYDFSAGDIVWIKTKTQTWWPGKIYDPVYASKFGAGGDPGGCLLVGYFGMSHVAWCHTYQLKPFHEYFEQMSGQSKARIFLGAVEKALEEFGQLVKLNMTCMCVLKGNCQSTGEAESNKGIPMPERKSGKLGEFSIDHFNSAEFLAHLKNLALVVSMSGMLDFAVKRNQLSAFYCSIGHSQLPMHLLRETNDAEDGDCKSVAKRNINIQGGYGDTELDEECLKSTPLNNSQKNEGNEVLDKVFDGDNIADEGFISGSKSRRRKVKRDSDFEYGDVGNEGMTAKGIESRERKKSRYLSKPNINLGLKGLPAEVDDEGEAANVDADQSGGPCFNFKFTGKKFWRKWYERLTGESNISGDSNLINASSAELLSEVYSTAVNCLYPNENKTFDSVAWFVSRFRISVFHDESICEVYRNNMAGQEDAKPYLLGYSGQNEAKSEPKKRRRKSKLKSPDGKDAASMPNLVQSTSTATKKRGRPNLGRLKTKSLSGLSDVNIGIALDSYIVQESSDVHPLMPCGKQKNRKIDDVVSPVCLHIKQTTGIPDLNGNNLLPSLLVDDQQAIGTAASEDLRVSPQALSRLDPKQITGLLSAETRPAQRRRKRKEKAEPKPPADGIPDLNGSSAECNLFGKAYQEPNGLTPPIKPERKRRRRRKGEATAMQWKLDVNNGKAQINDKALATALMLNFSPGVSMPSKDDLISTFCRFGPLKESETQLLKDPGSAQVVFMENADAGEALRSLEKDNPFCGNLVSYKLFHLPSVSRVLEPGWSLPTGLASPSLPEKAPCLDFIRQNLQMMTSMLEKSGDNLSPEMRAKLECEIKALLEKVSSMTGSSSSS